One Paenibacillus riograndensis SBR5 DNA segment encodes these proteins:
- a CDS encoding AroM family protein, translated as MKQIGLITIGQAPRTDVAPILEKYLEGRAELVQSGVLDGFTPAQVREYYTPGEGEYVLTSRMRDGSAAVVSRERIKSVLQGKIDAMEASGIKTILLLCTGEFPGLRTVRAHLIEPDRIIPPVVQALTGKRRLGLIGPLPEQEQNLNEKFAASGSALPFAAVSPYTGSEADFRAAAEKLKDRADVIVLDCMGYLEQHRQWAASAGVPVVLSNALMGKLIAEMV; from the coding sequence TTGAAGCAAATAGGGCTGATTACCATTGGGCAAGCCCCGAGGACCGATGTGGCACCCATCCTGGAAAAATACCTGGAGGGACGTGCGGAGCTGGTTCAGTCCGGGGTGCTGGACGGCTTCACTCCGGCACAGGTCCGGGAATATTACACTCCCGGTGAAGGAGAATATGTCCTGACCTCCCGGATGCGGGACGGCTCGGCCGCTGTTGTCTCCAGAGAACGGATAAAGTCCGTTCTCCAAGGGAAAATTGATGCCATGGAAGCATCAGGAATTAAGACGATTCTGCTGCTTTGTACCGGCGAGTTCCCGGGTCTGCGCACAGTCCGGGCGCATTTGATCGAGCCGGACCGGATTATTCCTCCGGTGGTGCAGGCTTTGACCGGCAAGCGCCGCCTGGGCCTGATCGGCCCCTTGCCCGAGCAGGAGCAGAACCTGAACGAGAAGTTTGCCGCGTCAGGCAGTGCCCTTCCTTTTGCCGCCGTCTCCCCATATACCGGAAGCGAAGCCGATTTCCGTGCGGCGGCAGAGAAGCTGAAGGACCGGGCAGATGTGATTGTACTTGACTGTATGGGCTATCTGGAGCAGCATAGACAGTGGGCGGCATCAGCCGGGGTCCCTGTCGTGCTGTCCAATGCGCTGATGGGGAAGCTGATCGCTGAAATGGTGTAA